TACCATCTGTACCGCCGCAAGTGGTCGGATCATTGATCAGTGTAATGGAAACGACGAGTTGGTCCGGCTCGATAAGGGATTGGGTAACACTTGTCGAGCAGCCAGCTTCGTCGGTGATCACGCAGATGTAGGTATCGGGAGGCAAGCCAGCGATGGCCGCTGTCGTGTCTCCGGTCGGACTCCAGAGGTAATGATATGGAGCGACACCGTCCAAAGGTGTTGCGGTGACGGAACCATCGGCGTCGCCGAAACAGGTCACGTCGGTACCGGCGGCCGTAGCTGTCAGCGGTTGTGTCGGGACTGCGACGGTGAAGCCGACTGCGGGATAGCTCGAGCCTGTCCCACCCGGGGGAGTGTTGCTGTCGACCCGAATACGTCCATCGGCACCGCCACCACCGTCACCGAAGTAGGGGCTGCCCGGCACGTTGGAAGTGCCGCCACTGCCGCCGAGAGCCGAAAGGCTACCGTCGTTGGTCACCGTCGGCGCTGCCAGCCAGATCGTACCGCCGGATCCGCCGCCGCCGCCGCCACAGTTGCCGGTGCCATCGGAGCCGCCCACTCCGCCGTCGCAGTTGATGGTACCGGTCGCTCCGATCGTGATTGAAACAGCGGATTGGATGGAAATGACACCACCGCCGCCACCACCGCCGCCGCCGCCACATTGGAAGCCGCCGGATCCACCACCACCGCCGGACCCAGCAAACAAATCGACAACATTCGGTGTGCCGTATTCCGGGCCTCCAAATCCACCGGTCGGACTGGACGACGGAATGCCGACAGTACTGTATCCGGCACCGCCTCCTCCAGACCAATCATTTCCGAAATTGTTCGAGCCACCCGGTCCGGAGCCGGAAGTACCCGGCAAGGGTCCAAGTGAAGCGGAAAAAGCCCCGCCACCGCCGTCTGCGCCGCCTGCAACTCCTTCACCGCCAGCCCCGGCCGTGCTGTTGGTGATCCCGTCGCCGCCGTTGCCGCCGATCGCTTCCAGCGCGCCGTTGATGGTCACGGCACCGGTACAGTGGATGATCAGAGGGTCGTCACCGGTGACGGTAATGGTAACGCCGGCATCGATGGTGAAGGTGGTGAAGTTGTACTCTCCGCCTGCCAGTGTGCCGTTCGAAGTGGCTTGATAAGGGCCATCAGCTCCAGTACCGCCGGAATAACACGTTTGTGCAATTGTCGGCAAGCTTGCGTTCACCCAAAGGAGAAAGTGCAGAAGTAAAGTTCGTTTCATAGTGTGTGGATTTTTCTTAAAAATAAGACCTTTCGATTAATGATGGATTGTTGATTTACAATGTTTTACAGTCCCCACATGAACTTTTCCCGTTTGCCCTTTCCACTCTTTATAGTACTTTTGCGCTCTCTTTTGAAAAACACGGTTGCTGGATATGTCACAACGCGTTCATTATAAGTCCATTAGCTCCAGGTTGGCGGCTGCGCTCTGCCTGTTGTATTTCGTTTTCGGTCTTCCGGTTGTTCGTGCCAATCAGGCTGAGCAGGAAGTTGGTATGCATACCGACTCTGCCGCAGCCGAAATGATTACGGAAGCTACGGCTGCGGATCATTCCGCCGCTTCAGAGGAGCATGCGCAAGGCGAAGAGAAGTTCGATGCCGGCAAGATGATTGTCGATCACATCACCGACGCGCACGACTGGCACCTCTGGGGTCACGGGCATTCCGCTGTTTCCGTTCCCCTGCCG
This genomic stretch from Bacteroidota bacterium harbors:
- a CDS encoding T9SS type A sorting domain-containing protein; the protein is MKRTLLLHFLLWVNASLPTIAQTCYSGGTGADGPYQATSNGTLAGGEYNFTTFTIDAGVTITVTGDDPLIIHCTGAVTINGALEAIGGNGGDGITNSTAGAGGEGVAGGADGGGGAFSASLGPLPGTSGSGPGGSNNFGNDWSGGGGAGYSTVGIPSSSPTGGFGGPEYGTPNVVDLFAGSGGGGGSGGFQCGGGGGGGGGGVISIQSAVSITIGATGTINCDGGVGGSDGTGNCGGGGGGSGGTIWLAAPTVTNDGSLSALGGSGGTSNVPGSPYFGDGGGGADGRIRVDSNTPPGGTGSSYPAVGFTVAVPTQPLTATAAGTDVTCFGDADGSVTATPLDGVAPYHYLWSPTGDTTAAIAGLPPDTYICVITDEAGCSTSVTQSLIEPDQLVVSITLINDPTTCGGTDGNISSTVSGGTSSYDYQWNSGETSADLNNVGAGSYSVTVTDANGCSETTGVLTLNDPPLPVVTLSLSTDSLCTTDPPLLLDGNTPTGGSFSGMGVSGNSFDPSIGAGDYPVLYSYTDANNCTANASDTMHVELCAGIGTITESEVLFRILPNPNRGMFRIAMTNGGAEAIVRVTNALGQTVASYRVQGDSYYVDESRLAPGIFVITTEQAGRRQHLRMVIE